Part of the Candidatus Hydrogenedentota bacterium genome, TTCCCCTTCACCCTCACCTTCACCTTCACCCTCACCCTCACCTTCGCCTTCACCGCCGCAGTTGTCCCGCACCGTTACCGTGCGCTTCAGCACGGTCGTCTTCCCACTTGAATCGGTGGCGCTATAGGTTATCTCATAGCTTCCGGGCGTATCTGTATCCACGGTTCCGGATGCGGTAACGGACACCGTCCCATCCACGCCGTCCGCAGCCGTCGCGCCGGGATCTTCGTATTCACCACTGCCGCAATCCACCAGATTGTAAGCATCAGTATTGTTGATAAGCGTGATGACTGGCCCCGGGTCATTCGGATCGTTCCAGAACACCGCGAATTCGCGCGAGGCCGCGTCGGCGATCGGCACAAAGGCATTCGGATCGCCCACATCGACCGAGAATTCGCGGGAGACTATATCGGTTATGGGTATGTTCGCGTTGGGGTCACCAATGTTGACAGAGAACTCGCGCGAGATTGCGTCAGTCACAGGTATATGCGCGTTGGGGTCACCAATGTTGACGGAGAACTCGCGGGAAATTGCGTCGGTAGGGGGTATATTCGCAGTGGGGTCGCCAATGTTGACGGAAAACTCCCTGGAGATGGCATCCTTCACAGGCACAAGGATGGGTACGATTCCACTTTCCCAGAGCCGCGCGGTGTTGTCGTGCCCGCCCGAGAGGACATAGGCGCCGTCGGGAGAGAAGGCCACGGAAACAGCGTTCCCCGTGTGCCCGGTGAAGGTGCGCACGACGGCACCAGTGTCGACGTCCCACAGGCGCACCAGGTCATCGTCCGACCCGGTGAGGATGTGGCTGGCATGGGGGGAGAAAGCAGCGCAGTAAACATCGTTGGTCGCCACAGAGAAGGTCTGGATCGTGCTGCCGCTTGCCGCGTCCCACACCTGGGCCATGGCATTGCCGGAGCCCCACCAGTTCGACGCGGTGATGAGAATCCGCGCATTGTTGGGAGAGTATGCGGCCGAATACATGATCGGTGTATCGCCGAAAAACGTGTTGAGCCTGACCCCCGTGTTCGTGTTCCATACTTCGATGGTATCTTCGGCGTCCATATAGCCGTAGCGACTTACCAGGATGCGCGTCCCATCCGAAGAAAAGGAGAGGGAAGTGATCTCCCCTCCGTCGTAGCCCCCAAAGGTACGAATCTCATTACCCGTCGCCGCGTCCCACAGGGTGGCGATATACTCACTCGTGTAATTTGCCGTCAGCACCTGAGCGCCATCGGGGGAAAGGGCAACTGCGGTGATCTGGTCGAGAAAGTCTGTGCCCGTCCTCATGAAAGCACGAACGAGATTTCCCGTCGCGGTGTCCCACAGCCTCGCGGATTTATCGTCGGAACCCGTTAGCACCTGCGCGCCATCGGCAGAAAAAGCCAAATCGTTGATCGGGCCCGTATGTCCGGTGAAGGTGCGGATTGCATCGCCGGTTTCCGCACCCCACAGGCGCGCCGTGTTGTCGCTGGAGCCCGTGATCACCTGCGTGCCATCGGGCGAATAAGCCACCGCGTTGACAGGTCCCGTATGGCCTGAGAGGACATGAACTTCACCGGCGGCATATACGAAACTAACAGTCGATATCGACAAGAGGAACAACAGCATACGCGACAACCCAGGGGCACAGTGGGCCCGGCGTTGCCTGGAGGCATATCGCGATTGTGCTGTGTAGCTATGTCGATATTCGTAGGCCATCCTGCCCTTTCCCATGAGACGATTCGTCCGTGCCGCGATTTACTTCCAAAGGCCGCAAGAAAGAATGCGGCAGAGGGAAATCAAGGAAGCACCGCGTGTACCTGAATCGTGGAAAAGCCCCCGGCCACGGGGATATCGGCGTTCCACGTCGACTCGTCGCCACTCTCGCCGTTGAAGACCGCCGTGATGATATCTTCGACGCCGGACAAGCGCACCACGCGCGCCTTCACGACGCTGCCGGATGGGACATGCTCCGCCGTGATCACCATGGGGACCGTTTCCAGGTCGTCCACGCCGATCAACGCCACGTCCTGCGTGGGGTACGAAGCCGGATCGTCGGGTACAACTTGACCATTGAGGGCCATCGATTTGATGGTGGGCACGCCATCGCCGGGCTCGCGGAAGATGCGGGGCGGGATGGTCGGGAGGCCCGTGGAGTTAACATGGCCCGCCGTGAGGGTAATGGTGTTTGCTTCGACGCGGATGCGGCCTGCGCCGCCACCAAATGCGCCACCATCGGCGGTCAATCCACCAGTTCCATCTACTCTATCGGCAACTAGACGTATTGCCCCACCGCTTCCCCCACCAGTAACACTGTTGTTCACGTTGCCTGCACCACCACCGTTTGCATGAATTTGACCAGTCACATAGATGTCTTCAGCAACTGCTATCAATATTGCACCACCACCGCCACCTCCACCACAGTCGATCACGCGTCGACCGGCCCCACCGGATCCGCCCACCAAAGGAAAAACTCCATCGTTCCCGTACACAGAACCAGGCGTCGCACTTCCTGATGCGCCAATGCTGGCATAGCTACCAGAACCAGGATAATCACCGGTCGACGGATACGCCCCACCACCAGGACCCATTCCTGCCGACCCTAGTGCACCAGTTCGGGTCCCACGTCCTCCCCGAAAGCCGCCGGGTCCTGGCTCAGCGAAAGTTGCTGAAGTTGGTGCGCCACCGTGTCCCTTTGCCCCATTCAGACTAACCGTTCCTGCAATAGTCGCATTCCCCTGCACCAGCCAGATCACCGGCGCACGCGA contains:
- a CDS encoding DUF5011 domain-containing protein, which encodes MAYSPDGTQVITGSSDNTARLWGAETGDAIRTFTGHTGPINDLAFSADGAQVLTGSDDKSARLWDTATGNLVRAFMRTGTDFLDQITAVALSPDGAQVLTANYTSEYIATLWDAATGNEIRTFGGYDGGEITSLSFSSDGTRILVSRYGYMDAEDTIEVWNTNTGVRLNTFFGDTPIMYSAAYSPNNARILITASNWWGSGNAMAQVWDAASGSTIQTFSVATNDVYCAAFSPHASHILTGSDDDLVRLWDVDTGAVVRTFTGHTGNAVSVAFSPDGAYVLSGGHDNTARLWESGIVPILVPVKDAISREFSVNIGDPTANIPPTDAISREFSVNIGDPNAHIPVTDAISREFSVNIGDPNANIPITDIVSREFSVDVGDPNAFVPIADAASREFAVFWNDPNDPGPVITLINNTDAYNLVDCGSGEYEDPGATAADGVDGTVSVTASGTVDTDTPGSYEITYSATDSSGKTTVLKRTVTVRDNCGGEGEGEGEGEGEGEGEGEGEGEGEGEGEGEGEGEGEGEGEGETPFDCEVLLAAGNIVYVAPATNGGSDLSGDGSADQPWESIEFALLQVAECATADNPVTIQLGVGAFPETVTLVPFVTLAGTLDGGSGAPLSVIAPLAVQLVGKSNKQSADTTLVASAEGTVLRDLEIEAPSDTDAGTVALLSIVNVEVAVHNVTLDGNGAAGVEGVHVFGAQSSGSMIEDSTVQKVETGIRTQDTRVRIAGTRFETIAADAIVIEHPTVTEGDVALAVPQLGDVTIDDTTGVGANVFDIDTIGGRFINNLNPYATVQAEGNDFGTDNPDEIRENLAGEVDSEPRLATGGIQLEVDVSFGVFDDYSRAGIGGVHFTLSPEFEQPESVPNQIGYYRYAGLPFRRYSATLSASNYSSGTLQLRDLDSLKSFTVYLELTTAGVVSRLMGEFTRADTNRDGYLSLTEARIIVTDLPQAVFSEIDDNRDGKISRLELDPNWTPAEGEGEGEGEGEGEGEGEGEGEGEGEGEGEG